A segment of the Deltaproteobacteria bacterium genome:
GCTTGCTCCTGCAGGTACGCGCGTAGTCTCTCCAGAACCGGTCGCGCTTGTTCCTGCCGCAACCGCCGTCGTGCGGATGCATCGAGATGCCTATCGCTGGCTGTGCGCTCGATCCCGTAGAGCTGCCCGATCAGCGCCAACACCTGCGCGCAGGCCAGCGCCGCCGTCGGCATCGCTTCCTTGAAGTACCGCCGCGCATGCGCCCAACAGCCGACTTCGATGATCTCCGGATGCTGGGCAAACACGTCGTCATAGGCGGGCGCGGCGTCCGCCTGCAGATACCCCCGGTAGTCGGCCAGCATCCGTAACGGCCCGTCCCGATTGCGCAACCAGGTGAAGTCGTACACCACATCGCCCGCCTCGGCCCGATACACCCACAAGTGTCCGGTGCGGATCTCGGGCGCGCGACTCGGGTCCTGCACATCCAGGGTCGTGTCGTCACATTGAATCCAGGGCGACTGGCACACCTGCTCCCGGTGCATCGCCCGCACGATGGGTTCCAGTAAGTCGGCCACCGCCCCGTTCCACTCCGAGAGGGTGCGTCGAGTCATCTCCACGCCGTGGCGCGCGAAGATCTGCTCCAGGCGATACAGCGGCAGGTGATCGGCGTACTTGGAGGTGACCACGTGCGCCAATAAGCCCGGCCCCGGTCGTCCCTTCTCGATCGGCCGGGCCGGGAGAACCGCCTGCACCACACCCTGCTGGCAGCTCACACAGGCGTACTTCGGCCGCACGTACTCCCGGATCACAAACGACGCCGGCACGTAGTCCAGCTCCTCGGTGGTGTCTGCCCCGATGCGC
Coding sequences within it:
- a CDS encoding IS66 family transposase → MVVDVVAVRDTETQAVVDELSSEIDRLNRENAALRQRVQLLTHRLFGRRSEKGVPVVEQGVLPFEPAVAGAVQAETTDESAREETSERAPRRRRHPSRRRLPADLPRERIEVVPPASERHCPTCDSAKVRIGADTTEELDYVPASFVIREYVRPKYACVSCQQGVVQAVLPARPIEKGRPGPGLLAHVVTSKYADHLPLYRLEQIFARHGVEMTRRTLSEWNGAVADLLEPIVRAMHREQVCQSPWIQCDDTTLDVQDPSRAPEIRTGHLWVYRAEAGDVVYDFTWLRNRDGPLRMLADYRGYLQADAAPAYDDVFAQHPEIIEVGCWAHARRYFKEAMPTAALACAQVLALIGQLYGIERTASDRHLDASARRRLRQEQARPVLERLRAYLQEQAATALPKSPLATAVGYALRNWGALTRYTEDGRLKIDNNGAEQALRPIVLGRKNWLFAGSEAAAHRTAILCSLVQTCKHLQINPFVYLRDVSIASQRTRRGWSWS